ATCCTCCCAAAGACTATAACAAATGGGAAGAACTGATTTACCAATGGGTAAAACATTGTGTGGACCGCTATGGAAAAGCAGAAGTAGAAAGCTGGTATTGGGAACTTTGGAATGAAGCAGATGGATACTATCTAATGGTGGAGGACAAGATCCCTACCTATTGTAAAATGTACGACTATGCATCTGCTGGTGTAAAACGGGCCTTGCCTACTGCCAGAGTGGGTGGTCCGCATGCTACAGGTGGAGCGGGAGAGTTCATGCGCCGGTTTATTACCCATTGTTTAAAAGAGAAAAACGAAGCCACCGGACAAATCGGTGCGCCTATCGATTTCCTGGCCTTTCATGCGAAAGGGGCACCTGTGTTTACTGATAATCGGGTACGCATGGGTATGAATAATCAATTAAAAGATGTGAACCGGCATTTAAAGATCATTGCTTCTTTTCCGGAATTAAAGAACATCCCCATTATTATAGGTGAATCCGATCCTGAAGGTTGTGCGGCTTGTGGAATGAAAACAGATCCGCAGAATGCTTATAGAAATGGAACGATGTATTCAAGTTATACGGCGGCTTCGATTGCACGTATCATTGAGTTAAATGACAGTTATGGCACAAATATCATTGGTGCGGTGAACTGGTCTTTTGAATTTGAGAATCAACCCTGGTTTTATGGTTTCAGAGAATTGGCGACAAATGGTGTGGATAAACCTGTATTGAATGTGTTTCGGATGATGGGTATGATGTCAGGTACCAGGCTAGCCATTACTGGTGATGTAGCATATGATGCGCAATCTATTATGACGAATGGTGTAAGAGGTGATAAAACAGATGTGAATGCGCTGGCTGCTGCTTCCAAAACAGCTACGACTATTTTATTATGGAATTATCATGATGATGATATTACCACGGGAGTATCAACAGTGGAATTAACTATTCAAAATATCCCTGGTAAAAAAGCGACACTTCATCATTATCGGATCGATCAGGAGCATAGTAATTCATATGAGGTGTGGAAGAAAATGGGATCACCGGCATCACCGACTCCGGCACAGTATACTACGCTGGAAAAGGCTGGTCAATTGGCTTTACTGAATGCACCTGAGAAAATTAAAATCACAAATGGTATTTACAAACTAAAAATAAACCTGCCAAGACAAGCGGTGTCACTGATTAAAATTACTTACGAGTAATTGAACAAAGATATTCGGTGAATTCTTCTCCGCCCAACCCGGCGCTGAGAGATAACGACTATCCGGTTGCAGCAACAATTTGCCGGAAGCACTATCCGTTTTCCTATACCTAAAATCAGGTGCATACGATGGTGTAATTATCAGTTTGCTTCTATCCTCCATGGTATACAAACCTGTCTGGGCAAAGCTATTCAAGCTACAGCATATTGCACAAACCATCAGGTAGTTTCCCATATTCTAAATATAAAATAAAGGAGATCATTACAGATCCCCTTTATTTTCAATCTTTCCTTGTGTTAATTCTTTTTCTGCTTCCTGCCACACGGTATCCTGCGGATAAAACGCACTTCTCAGGTACGCCCACGTCAATTGCTGTACTGCCGCCACTCTTGCAGGATTCTCATCCGATGTCTCCGTTACAAGATAACCAGAAATACCACCCAATAAATGTTCTCCACCATATAATACTGCCAGTGATTTAGGCCCCGGACTCAATGTATATGGATCCGTAAACCAATCCCAACCACGCACTGTCAATGGTGAAATATCTTTATCACCAGCCACTACCAATGTAGGCTTTTTCATTCCACTAAAATCAGGATTCATAAACGAATAATGCGTCGCTGCAAACTCACTCAGATCTTTACCACCATTTCCACCGGCACACAACAATATGCCCACCTGAATACGCGCATCAGACATATCTATATCTTCTCCTATTACGCGCATGCCCAGTAACATCCCTGTGGTTTGCGCACCAAATGAATGTCCTACCGCTGCAATAC
This Chitinophaga sancti DNA region includes the following protein-coding sequences:
- a CDS encoding GH39 family glycosyl hydrolase, coding for MKFRSLLTICCLYTIATFGQTAIQVDLKNEKGPLKPIWAWFGYDEPNYTYMKDGKKLLSELAALSPVPVYVRAHNLMNTGDGEAALKWGSTNMYTEDANGNPVYNWRIVDSIFDTYINRKMKPLAQIGFMPEALSTRPTPYRHYWQPGHDYKEICTGWAYPPKDYNKWEELIYQWVKHCVDRYGKAEVESWYWELWNEADGYYLMVEDKIPTYCKMYDYASAGVKRALPTARVGGPHATGGAGEFMRRFITHCLKEKNEATGQIGAPIDFLAFHAKGAPVFTDNRVRMGMNNQLKDVNRHLKIIASFPELKNIPIIIGESDPEGCAACGMKTDPQNAYRNGTMYSSYTAASIARIIELNDSYGTNIIGAVNWSFEFENQPWFYGFRELATNGVDKPVLNVFRMMGMMSGTRLAITGDVAYDAQSIMTNGVRGDKTDVNALAAASKTATTILLWNYHDDDITTGVSTVELTIQNIPGKKATLHHYRIDQEHSNSYEVWKKMGSPASPTPAQYTTLEKAGQLALLNAPEKIKITNGIYKLKINLPRQAVSLIKITYE
- a CDS encoding alpha/beta hydrolase family protein, coding for MEQVISVSPVVLSAPARGLDLQVRISAPIKGNHLPIILFAHGYGNSLDGYTPLVNYWAARGFVVIQPSFLDSKRIGLSPDDVRTPDIWKIRVADMKQVLDHIDDIIGVVPGLSERVDTTRIAAVGHSFGAQTTGMLLGMRVIGEDIDMSDARIQVGILLCAGGNGGKDLSEFAATHYSFMNPDFSGMKKPTLVVAGDKDISPLTVRGWDWFTDPYTLSPGPKSLAVLYGGEHLLGGISGYLVTETSDENPARVAAVQQLTWAYLRSAFYPQDTVWQEAEKELTQGKIENKGDL